In the genome of Limanda limanda chromosome 15, fLimLim1.1, whole genome shotgun sequence, one region contains:
- the flrt3 gene encoding leucine-rich repeat transmembrane protein FLRT3: MVRQSKANILFLIRVGLLLGLANPLVTSASCPSACRCDGTFIYCNDRGLTSIPTGMPLNATVLFLQNNRIKSAGIPTELRTLVNVEKIYLYCNNLDEFPRNLPLGLKELHLQENNVRMITHDTLAQIPYIEELHLDDNSVSAVSIEEGAFRDSSHLRLLFLSRNHLSTIPSGLPMSIEELRFDDNRISSISEQSLQDLINLKRLILDGNLLNNHGIGEMAFINLINLTELSLMRNSLTSPPANLPGTSMEKLQLQDNHINRVPPGAFAFLRQLYRLDLSGNNLSSLPQGVFEDLDNLTQLLLRNNPWQCTCRMKWVRDWLRSLPTKVNVRGFMCQGPDKVKGMAIKDLTTDMFDCSDSEINPMYETSTVSNTVRPSQPKWPSFVTRRPVIKGPDISKNHRISTTSTGRKIITISVKSSNADTIHISWRVSQPMTALRLSWLKLGHSPAFGSITETIVQGEKKEYLLTALEPESSYRICMVPMETSNIYLSDETPVCIETETGSHKSYNPTTTLNREQEKEPYKNSSLPLAAIIGGAVALLAIIMLALVCWYVHRNGSLFSRNCTYNKGRRRKDDYAEAGTKKDNSILEIRETSFQMIPINHLPVSKEEFMIHTIFPPNGLSLYKSPHSENSINNRSYRDSGIPDSDHSHS, from the coding sequence ATGGTGCGTCAAAGCAAGGCCAatatcctcttcctcatcaggGTTGGGCTGCTGCTGGGTCTTGCTAACCCCCTGGTGACCTCTGCCTCGTGTCCCTCGGCCTGCCGCTGTGATGGGACCTTTATCTACTGTAATGACCGTGGCCTGACTTCCATCCCCACTGGTATGCCCCTGAATGCTACAGTGCTCTTTCTGCAAAACAATCGCATTAAGAGCGCGGGCATACCTACAGAGCTACGCACTCTCGTCAACGTGGAGAAGATCTACCTGTACTGCAACAATCTGGATGAGTTCCCGCGTAACCTTCCTCTCGGGCTTAAAGAGCTCCACCTTCAGGAGAACAATGTTCGGATGATTACCCATGACACTTTAGCTCAGATTCCCTACATcgaggagctgcacctggatGATAACTCTGTATCAGCAGTCAGCATAGAGGAGGGGGCCTTCAGGGACAGTTCTCACCTCAGATTGCTTTTCCTCTCCAGAAACCACCTAAGCACCATCCCTTCAGGCCTCCCCATGAGTATTGAGGAGCTGCGCTTTGATGACAACCGCATCTCCTCCATCTCAGAGCAGTCGCTGCAAGATCTCATCAACCTGAAGCGGCTAATCCTGGATGGTAACCTGCTTAACAACCATGGGATTGGGGAGATGGCTTTCATCAACCTGATCAACCTGACGGAGCTCTCGCTAATGAGGAACTCCCTGACATCGCCGCCAGCCAACCTGCCCGGCACCAGtatggagaagctgcagctacAAGATAATCATATTAATCGAGTCCCGCCCGGGGCTTTTGCCTTCCTTAGGCAGTTGTATCGCCTGGACCTGTCCGGTAACAACCTGAGCAGCCTCCCACAGGGTGTATTTGAAGATCTGGACAatctcacacagctgctgctacGCAACAACCCCTGGCAGTGCACTTGCAGAATGAAATGGGTGCGCGACTGGTTGAGGTCATTACCAACTAAGGTGAATGTACGTGGCTTCATGTGCCAGGGTCCGGATAAAGTCAAAGGCATGGCGATTAAAGATCTCACTACGGACATGTTTGACTGCTCAGATTCAGAGATCAACCCAATGTATGAGACAAGCACAGTCTCCAACACTGTGCGCCCCTCACAGCCCAAGTGGCCGTCGTTTGTGACCAGAAGGCCGGTGATAAAAGGACCCGACATCAGTAAGAATCACCGCATCTCTACCACCTCTACAGGCAGAAAGATCATCACCATCAGTGTGAAGTCAAGTAATGCAGATACAATTCACATATCATGGAGGGTGTCACAGCCCATGACTGCCCTACGGCTTAGTTGGTTAAAGCTGGGACACAGCCCTGCCTTTGGGTCCATCACTGAGACCATTGTGCAGGGGGAGAAGAAGGAGTACCTGCTCACTGCGCTGGAGCCAGAGTCTTCCTATAGGATATGCATGGTTCCCATGGAGACCAGCAACATTTACCTGTCAGACGAGACCCCTGTCTGCATCGAGACGGAGACCGGTTCTCACAAATCATACAACCCAACCACAACTTTAaacagagagcaggagaaagagcCTTACAAAAATTCCAGTCTGCCTTTGGCTGCTATCATCGGTGGGGCTGTGGCTCTTTTGGCAATAATCATGTTGGCACTAGTGTGCTGGTATGTCCACAGGAACGGTTCACTATTTTCCAGGAACTGCACCTACAACAAAGGTCGTCGGAGAAAGGATGACTATGCTGAGGCTGGCACAAAGAAGGACAACTCCATCCTTGAAATACGGGAGACTTCTTTTCAAATGATTCCAATAAATCACCTGCCTGTGTCCAAGGAGGAGTTTATGATACACACGATTTTCCCACCTAATGGCCTGAGTTTATACAAAAGCCCACATAGCGAGAACAGTATTAACAACAGGAGCTACAGAGACAGTGGAATACCAGATTCAGACCATTCCCATTCATGA